One region of Bacteroidota bacterium genomic DNA includes:
- the recR gene encoding recombination protein RecR, producing the protein MINYPSKLVEEAVEALASLPGVGRKTALRYVLHLLRQDTEAVRKFGNTFIRLREELKYCRTCHNISDTDQCSICANTKRDHGLICVVEDVRDVMAIENTQQYTGVYHVLGGIISPMDGIGPNDLHIDSLVERVQSGTVHEIVMALSTTMEGDTTNFYIYRRLKDFNIPVSTIARGIAIGDELEYADEVTLGRSIVNRVPYERTFQVK; encoded by the coding sequence ATGATCAATTACCCGTCGAAGCTGGTGGAAGAAGCGGTAGAGGCATTGGCCTCCTTGCCGGGCGTGGGGCGCAAAACGGCGCTGCGTTATGTGTTGCATCTGCTCCGGCAGGATACAGAGGCCGTGCGCAAATTCGGTAACACATTCATCCGCCTGCGCGAAGAACTCAAGTATTGCCGCACCTGCCACAACATCAGTGATACCGATCAATGCAGCATCTGCGCCAATACCAAACGCGATCATGGCCTCATTTGCGTGGTGGAAGATGTGCGCGATGTAATGGCCATCGAAAACACACAGCAATATACCGGCGTCTATCACGTGCTCGGCGGCATCATTTCACCCATGGACGGCATCGGCCCCAACGATTTGCATATTGATTCGCTCGTAGAGCGCGTGCAAAGCGGCACCGTACACGAAATTGTAATGGCGCTCAGCACCACCATGGAAGGCGATACTACCAACTTCTACATCTATCGCCGCCTCAAGGATTTCAACATTCCCGTCAGCACCATCGCCCGCGGCATCGCCATCGGCGACGAGCTGGAATATGCCGATGAAGTGACGCTCGGCCGCTCCATCGTAAACCGCGTGCCCTACGAGCGCACGTTTCAGGTGAAATAG
- the hrpB gene encoding ATP-dependent helicase HrpB, whose translation MATDFPIHDILPEVLEALEKHRTVILQAPPGAGKSTVLPLHLLKADWLGTQKILMLEPRRLAARGVAQRLAAQLDEHVGETVGFRVRFENQVSARTQLEVLTEGILTRRLQTDSSLEGVGLVIFDEFHERSLHADLALALCREVQDVLRDDLRILIMSATLDAASLSGLLGNAPVLTSEGRQYPVALHYRAPDVDARLHEAMADAVRKAVREFEGDVLAFLPGTAEIHRTQEILERTLPDFRIYPLYGDLPLREQQEALLPDAHGQRKIVLATSIAETSLTIEGIGIVVDSGYARVPKFDVRSGLTRLETVRVTIDAADQRAGRAGRLGPGVAVRLWSETTQRGLTKQRVPELLEADLAPLMLELAQWGVSNVNDLSWLTPPPAAAVKQAVDLLVQLDALDEQHKITPRGKEMLRMPAHPRIAHLLLESVPQKQEALAADVAALLEERDPFQRGAESQADLVLRVEALRRWRNKDYVQAERARLERIEKLAQQWRKLLGVKAENELPAHTAVGLLLAAAYPERIARRLEQNGRYRLANGRTARVQQNDPLGDEEWLAVAHLDAGSSGEGKIFLAAPLDPADVLHTAKPRRNVSWDAQKGELVARTEMRIGEMVAASTPLKDITDDERQRILLEVVRSEGQRLFNWNEAIEQWQARVMCVRKWRSDDEWPDVSTDALLQSAGEWLLPWLTQIRRRDDFKRVELLPLLQNRLPWELQQQLDKLAPEKITVPSGSQIALTYAPDGSAPVLAVRLQELFGLPETPAINEGRTRVMIHLLSPAYRPVQVTQDLRSFWQNTYQEVRKELRIRYPKHHWPEDPWTAEAVRGVKRKPQ comes from the coding sequence ATGGCCACCGATTTCCCGATACACGATATACTGCCCGAAGTACTTGAGGCTTTGGAGAAACACCGCACCGTAATTTTGCAGGCACCTCCGGGCGCAGGAAAAAGTACGGTGCTGCCACTGCATTTACTGAAAGCCGACTGGTTAGGCACACAGAAAATACTGATGCTTGAACCGCGCCGCCTTGCTGCGCGCGGCGTGGCGCAGCGGCTTGCGGCACAGCTTGATGAACATGTGGGTGAGACGGTTGGCTTTCGGGTGCGGTTTGAAAATCAGGTGTCGGCGCGGACGCAGTTGGAGGTGCTTACCGAAGGAATTTTAACGCGAAGGCTGCAAACCGATTCATCGCTTGAGGGTGTGGGGCTGGTGATTTTTGATGAATTTCACGAGCGGAGTCTGCATGCCGATCTGGCACTGGCTTTGTGCCGCGAGGTGCAGGATGTGCTGCGCGATGATTTGCGCATACTTATTATGTCGGCCACGCTGGATGCGGCTTCGCTTTCGGGGCTGCTGGGTAATGCGCCGGTGCTTACGAGCGAAGGCCGGCAGTATCCGGTGGCGCTGCACTACCGTGCGCCCGACGTGGATGCGCGCCTGCACGAGGCCATGGCCGATGCGGTGCGTAAAGCGGTGCGTGAATTTGAAGGCGATGTGCTGGCCTTTTTGCCCGGCACGGCAGAGATACACCGCACACAGGAAATACTGGAGCGCACGCTGCCGGATTTTCGCATTTATCCGCTTTACGGCGATTTGCCCCTGCGCGAACAACAGGAAGCACTGTTGCCCGATGCACACGGGCAACGCAAAATTGTGCTGGCCACTTCTATTGCCGAAACCAGTTTGACCATAGAAGGCATAGGCATTGTGGTGGACAGCGGCTATGCACGTGTGCCTAAGTTTGATGTGCGCAGCGGCTTAACCCGTCTTGAAACGGTGCGTGTAACCATTGATGCCGCCGACCAGCGCGCCGGCCGTGCAGGCCGTTTGGGTCCGGGCGTGGCGGTGCGGCTGTGGAGCGAAACCACCCAGCGCGGACTTACCAAACAACGCGTGCCCGAATTGCTGGAAGCCGATCTGGCACCGCTTATGCTTGAACTGGCGCAATGGGGCGTGAGCAATGTAAACGACCTGAGCTGGCTTACACCGCCGCCGGCTGCCGCTGTGAAACAGGCTGTGGATTTGCTGGTGCAGCTGGATGCGCTTGATGAGCAGCACAAGATTACGCCGCGCGGCAAAGAAATGCTGCGTATGCCGGCGCATCCGCGCATTGCGCATTTGCTGCTTGAAAGTGTGCCGCAAAAGCAGGAAGCACTGGCCGCCGATGTGGCTGCACTGCTGGAAGAACGCGACCCTTTTCAGCGCGGCGCCGAAAGCCAGGCCGATCTTGTGCTGCGTGTGGAGGCCTTGCGGCGGTGGCGAAATAAAGATTACGTGCAGGCCGAGCGTGCGCGTCTTGAACGTATTGAAAAACTGGCGCAGCAATGGCGCAAGCTGCTGGGCGTGAAAGCAGAAAACGAATTGCCTGCGCACACGGCTGTGGGGCTGCTGCTTGCGGCGGCTTACCCGGAACGCATTGCACGGCGTTTGGAGCAGAACGGACGTTACCGGCTGGCAAACGGACGCACGGCACGCGTGCAGCAAAACGATCCGCTGGGCGATGAAGAATGGCTGGCGGTGGCGCACCTTGATGCAGGCAGCAGCGGTGAAGGAAAAATTTTTCTGGCCGCTCCGCTTGATCCGGCCGATGTGCTGCACACCGCAAAGCCACGCCGCAATGTAAGCTGGGATGCACAGAAAGGCGAACTGGTGGCCCGCACCGAAATGCGCATTGGCGAAATGGTGGCCGCCAGTACACCGCTGAAAGACATTACCGATGATGAACGGCAGCGCATTCTGCTTGAAGTGGTGCGCAGCGAAGGCCAGCGCCTGTTTAACTGGAATGAAGCCATTGAACAATGGCAGGCGCGGGTAATGTGTGTGCGCAAATGGAGAAGTGATGATGAATGGCCCGATGTAAGCACGGATGCTTTGCTGCAAAGTGCCGGAGAATGGCTGCTGCCGTGGCTTACACAAATTCGCCGCCGCGACGATTTTAAACGTGTGGAGCTGTTGCCGCTTTTGCAAAACAGGCTCCCGTGGGAATTGCAGCAGCAGCTCGACAAACTTGCGCCCGAAAAAATTACCGTGCCCAGCGGTTCGCAAATTGCACTCACCTACGCGCCCGATGGCAGTGCACCCGTGCTGGCAGTACGACTGCAGGAACTTTTTGGCCTGCCCGAAACACCCGCCATAAACGAAGGCCGCACGCGGGTAATGATTCACCTGCTTTCGCCCGCCTACCGGCCTGTGCAGGTAACGCAGGATTTGCGCAGCTTCTGGCAAAATACGTATCAGGAAGTACGCAAAGAACTGCGCATACGCTATCCCAAACACCACTGGCCCGAAGATCCGTGGACGGCAGAAGCGGTGAGGGGCGTGAAACGGAAGCCGCAGTAA
- a CDS encoding shikimate kinase — translation MRIFLIGYMGSGKSSIGPAVAQELGLRFVDLDKAIEERFGKDITTIFQGEGEAHFRELEQQMLHEWLEQDDYVMATGGGTPCHADNMDRMCDAGITIYLKLSTETLYDRLKLDLANRPLLQGRADHELFNYIHDTLLEREPYYLDSQYRVKAKDLKASELAEFIRLFELKQEEPEVSEEEQAEEN, via the coding sequence ATGCGCATATTTCTGATCGGCTACATGGGTAGCGGCAAAAGTTCAATCGGTCCTGCGGTGGCGCAGGAGCTCGGTTTACGTTTCGTGGATCTCGATAAAGCAATCGAGGAGCGTTTCGGCAAAGACATTACAACTATTTTCCAGGGTGAGGGCGAAGCGCACTTCCGCGAACTCGAACAGCAAATGCTGCACGAATGGCTCGAACAGGATGATTATGTAATGGCCACCGGCGGCGGCACCCCCTGCCACGCCGACAATATGGATCGTATGTGCGATGCCGGTATTACCATTTACCTGAAACTGAGCACCGAAACACTTTACGACCGCCTCAAGCTTGATCTCGCCAACCGTCCGCTCCTGCAGGGCCGTGCTGATCATGAGCTTTTCAACTACATACACGACACCCTGCTCGAACGCGAGCCCTATTACCTTGATTCGCAGTATCGCGTAAAAGCGAAAGACCTGAAAGCCTCAGAACTGGCCGAGTTTATCCGCCTTTTTGAGCTTAAGCAGGAAGAGCCTGAGGTATCGGAAGAAGAGCAGGCCGAAGAAAACTAA
- a CDS encoding phosphoribosyltransferase, whose amino-acid sequence METTQKLLMNSKQVQQRINRLAWQVAEQCFGETEIIMAGIPSSGYKLAQRLKTTIESISEIRIRLIELPINKEAPLSATPHLALSAAELNGKTVIVVDDVSNSGRTLMYGVKPFLDHTVRNIFTLVLVDRDHNRFPVKTNFVGLSLATTLLEHVQVDFHENGDATVYLN is encoded by the coding sequence ATGGAAACCACCCAGAAGCTGCTCATGAACAGCAAACAGGTGCAGCAGCGCATCAACCGCTTAGCCTGGCAGGTGGCCGAACAGTGTTTCGGCGAAACCGAAATTATCATGGCCGGCATTCCTTCCAGCGGCTACAAACTGGCCCAACGCCTCAAAACCACCATCGAAAGTATCTCCGAAATACGCATCCGCCTTATTGAACTGCCTATTAATAAGGAAGCGCCGCTTTCTGCCACACCCCACCTCGCCCTTTCTGCTGCCGAGCTGAACGGGAAAACGGTTATTGTGGTGGACGATGTATCGAACTCCGGCCGCACGCTGATGTATGGCGTAAAACCCTTCCTCGACCATACGGTGCGCAATATTTTTACCCTTGTGCTGGTTGACCGCGATCACAACCGGTTTCCGGTAAAGACCAATTTCGTAGGGCTTTCACTGGCCACCACCCTGCTCGAACATGTGCAGGTTGATTTTCACGAAAACGGCGACGCCACTGTATATCTGAACTGA
- a CDS encoding MCE family protein, whose protein sequence is MKLSKEVKAGIVVVVALALLIYGFNFLKGRDIFSTSLDLYARYKHIDGLTANNTVQINGFKIGTVRDIQLDPASNELIVHFIVTDNDVKITKGSSAKIFSDGLLGNKSLAISIKPGAPEVEDGDTLVGDVEGSLKDAVNEQILPLKAKIEELVGSVDSVVTVFQTVLNKEAREDLIASFTSIRNTLHNFEHTSKTLDTMVTAERKTFSQIMANIASITTNLAANNEPLTKAINNFANISDTLAKANLKGTIENANASLMRVSEVMDKINRGEGTLGLLVNDKKLYNDLDQATKDLDALVVDLKKYPGRYLSIFRKKDRPPRKQNTPN, encoded by the coding sequence GTGAAACTCTCCAAAGAAGTAAAGGCCGGTATTGTCGTAGTGGTAGCACTTGCGCTGCTCATTTACGGCTTCAATTTCCTCAAGGGCCGCGATATTTTTTCCACCAGCCTCGATTTATATGCACGTTACAAACACATTGACGGATTAACAGCCAACAATACGGTTCAGATTAACGGGTTTAAAATCGGTACGGTGCGTGATATTCAGCTCGATCCGGCCAGCAACGAGCTGATTGTTCATTTTATTGTGACCGATAACGACGTAAAAATTACCAAGGGCTCGTCGGCTAAAATTTTCAGCGACGGATTGCTGGGTAACAAATCGCTGGCAATATCCATTAAGCCGGGTGCGCCCGAAGTGGAAGACGGCGATACGCTGGTGGGCGATGTGGAAGGTTCGCTGAAAGATGCGGTAAACGAACAGATTCTGCCGCTCAAGGCCAAGATTGAAGAGCTTGTTGGCTCCGTTGATTCGGTAGTGACCGTGTTTCAGACTGTGCTCAACAAAGAAGCCCGCGAAGACCTGATTGCCAGCTTTACCAGCATACGCAACACGCTGCATAATTTCGAGCATACTTCAAAAACGCTTGATACAATGGTGACTGCCGAACGCAAAACGTTTTCGCAGATTATGGCCAATATTGCTTCCATTACCACCAACCTTGCTGCCAACAACGAGCCGCTTACCAAAGCCATTAATAACTTTGCCAACATCAGTGATACGCTGGCCAAAGCCAACCTGAAAGGCACCATTGAAAATGCCAATGCCTCGCTCATGCGTGTGTCGGAAGTAATGGATAAAATTAACCGGGGCGAAGGCACACTTGGTTTGCTGGTGAACGATAAAAAGCTTTACAACGATCTCGATCAGGCCACCAAAGACCTGGATGCGCTGGTGGTGGATCTGAAAAAATATCCCGGACGCTACCTTTCTATTTTCCGCAAGAAAGACCGTCCGCCCCGCAAACAAAACACACCTAACTGA